The genome window GAAATTGCGGCAGTATCCCATACAGGTTACTGCTTAAGTAACCATCTTAACTGTTGGGATTGAACATAGAAGAAAAGTATTTCCTTTCAGGTTTACAACTTCAAAATTTGATTCAATTTGCAAACCTCTGGATTTATTTTGTCTTCTTATTGCATTCTTTAAACTTATAgcaattgtttttttataaataacttaGAGCCACTTTGCCTACAGCAAAATCAAATGTAGCTTGAAGACGTACATACCAGCCTCCATGGCGTTCTTAGCAGCAAGTCTAAAATCATTTATGATTTGAGGTATTTCCTTGGTACTGAGTCGTCGAGGAGGCGAATAATGTGAACCATTGCTACTAGGGCCTATGGATTTGTCAGTACAAGAGATTGGAGCCTGTCCATTTGGCTGGAATCCTACAAGATACCAATTGACAAAAGATATCAGGTTGCAAAATCTTCCTAATATCGTTCTTACTTTAAAATTCAGATTGGCAATAGTTACGGTCAACTCCAACTTATTCTTGAAAGGAAATAATCAGTCAAACATATTACCTGTATTTGAAACTCTCCCTGTGTGCCAAATCTGGCTAAAAAAGATACCACCTTTGGCATGAACAGCATCCACAATAGGTTTCCAGGCTTCAACTTGTTCGTTTTTCCATATACCAGGCACATCTGGGTACCTTCGATAACCATTTTCACATATTACCAATATATACATGCCTGCATTTATATTTGCCATGCACCAAATTATAAGACTGAAAACAAACacagatataattatataccCTATGGCAGTATCAGAAATCACGGTTGCTTCAGCAATAAGAAGGCCCCCTTTTGTGGTTCTTTGGGAGTAATACAATATAGCATGTGGCTGAGGAACATTTCCGTATGATCTCATTCTTGTTAGGGGTGCCAAAACTAATCTGCAGGAATCAGAGGGCAAATATATTACGGGCAATAGTCCAAACTCTTGTGCTGAAATTGATCCTCGAAAGAGCATAAATTGAGACACCATCAATTTTAGGTAACATAGCAGGAAATGATGAATAATTCCGCAAATCAGAACACCCTATCACTGTAAAGTGCTAATTGCTGAAACACTGTACTCAACAAGGTAGATTTCAAGCCACAAGCTctgtttcaaatatataaacatataatctGGGAAGAACAGACTGAACTAAAGGGTTAATCATGATGGATCGCACTTGTGTGTTGTATGAGAGGAAATAAAAGTAGAACCATTTTGTTTGTTGGACCGAAATTCACACACCACTACAGAAACAGAAcacaaaaatgaaattatatatttttcagatttctGTTACAACAAGAATATGAGTCTCACTTTAACTGAAAAAAACTGAATTAAttattaaggaaaaaaaaaatcagagaaCCGTGAGTTCATGTCAAACTTATCTCTCCAttggaaaaatacaaaatatgacCAAACCCACATGAATTTGTATTTGAGTTCATCCCGAAAGGCCTCGTACTATTGGAGTTATTCTGACTAGTTATATTCAAGCTATTTGATCCTCCCACAACTGATGTGAGACAACTCCTAACATCAACTATACAAATGTCAAGGATCGGTTTCttgattccttttcttttatGCCTCAGATTGGTTAGGTGAAACAGATACCAATAATAAACCAAAGTTCTTAGTATAACAAATTCCTAAGCAAGTTTGTAGTGATGGATAACTTATGAGGCGTTTGGTTCATtgttaatgagcccggttaacgaGAATCCGAACCTCAAACTCATTTATTATTGTTTGGATTAGCAATTTTGTGACATGGAATGAGAACCTCAATTCCACTTGGACGGTAAATCATTCCTTACACTCTGTTTAGGATTCCCATTCACATACCCCTCATTCTTATACCTTTCATTCTCATTCCTGATTTCCATTCTCACGATCCAAACGCCCTCTTAATGGTGTATTGataattctaaatttattatcaCATTAACTAATACAGAATGAAGAATGGGTGAAAAACTTCATGGAAAATCAAACTATACTCTAATTAAATGTTCCGATAAAACTTACTATGCAACCTATAGTTAACAACAAAGAATAATACAGTATATTGTATAAAACCACAAATAGGTTAGCATTGTAGTCCACTTAAAATTATAAGATTCAAAATAGGCTCAACCGTATATTGATGAATGACACATTTGAACACATTATCAAGTATAAGAACAAAAATATACCTGTGAGAGAGGTGAAAGTTACCCATTTTGTATGGGGTAATAAGAGGAACTTGAAGATTTCTCACCTCTCCCATTGTTCCTTACACTGCAGAATTCTCTTTTTCAGTTGTAAAATGAAGGGTCGCCAACAGGGTTTAGAAGAAAACTGGCGAACCGCTTACCTCGTTGGTTGGTAAGATGCTTGTGACATGTAACAAAAACTTGGGTTgtgatttatataaattattagcaTAAACAATATATAGCTAGCAAGTTACTGTTAGCCATACAATTCTTGTCCCAACATGCATGTGCATTGGATTATAGTACTCACTCAAGCTCGGGGACCTGCAGTTTTGACAGAATTTAACTTGAATAACATTTGTTATGATTTAAgagaattatctttttaaaatataatatatgatccggTTAAATCCTCTTTCTACCACtttgaggttttaggagaactgATAACTTAACATAATATTCGTTActtctaacaccttaaggttaaGGCTTTAGTAGTACTGGTTTTTTAACTACAAGTTAGGCACTTCTCTCTGCTCTTaggttttttgttttaaatacaAGCAAGTTCTCTTTAAGCCTGTAAAACTGAGAAGCACATTGCTCCTCGTTTTTTGaggaaaatatattttctattacAGTACGTAATCAACCTTTCTACTACAGGCACTATTATGCCAGTCTTCAAAACTGATAATTTCTGCCTCTACTGGTATTCTACTTGAAACACTTGGCATCCGAAAGATTGTCACCCCCAAGAGGCAAGAGGCTCACGATCTTTTATCATTTGGCTGCTACATTCATTGGGAGCTTCATGATTGAAAAGAAGTGAACTAACCAGATTCTGGTCATACAACTCCAAATGACAATTGAGGAGTCTCTTTACCTCGGAAAAGCCACAACTCCTGAACCTTAAATGGTGGCTTAGAGTCTTAGACCCAATGACCATGATGTTTAAGAAATTCTAGagcaaaattattaaaatcaacaaaCAGACAGAATTCAGGCTACAATAATTCTGGGGAACAGTAAAGATTTGTCACAGACCAGAAAACTTTTGATTTAAAAGTTCTATCTACTACTATAACAGTATGCTCAGCAATGTATTGTTTAAGCCAAGAGCTCAGCTTTCAATACATAATAGCATATAGCTTGAGGATACAAGAACCAACAATGAGCAAATTTCTAGAAGTCATTGGTGGAAGATGAAAACCAATGCAGCGTATGTAGGGAATATTGTTAGAGATATTGTGTTATTTTAGCTCTTAAATAGTTAAGAgttgattgtttatattatttttagagaaaagtGAAGGAGCTTGTTCAAGCTCTAAGTAGGgaatgtatttgttaattagaCTCTCTCTAGACTAAGAAggcatttttttcattcatgaaatccgagtgtattcaattgggagtgtttgaaatccattaaaatcttgaggtattcaatttggattttaaattatgctacagaATCTGGTGGTAttgaattgggattttaaatccATACAttaaaacaatgcattaaaatcaaTACActaaaacaatgcattaaaatcccaattgaatacacccTTAAGttccttctcttttttttttttttacaataagtCAATCtctatgacatttataattcagcagaggctaaaaaaaaaatattgacatCACTAACCCAGCGGgggctgaaaaaaaaatatactgttTTTTCGAGGTTAGGGGGGCTCGAGCATCCCCTAACCCCcttctggttccgccactgtatAACAATATAGAAATCCAGATGGATTTATATATGCAACTGTACTTACTACCATAAGCCCTCTGGAAGGAATACCATAAATCAAACAGATCGTAAAGATACATTTATGTTCTATTTGGTTGAGAACGAAATTCGCCACacattataaaagaatataaaaaaacaagaagaaattcctcattattatcaattaagaagaaaagaaataagTGGGGAAATAATAATCAAGGACAAAAGGGCCTGGAACGAGTCTTATGACTCGGAATACTAAAATGCCTGAGCCTTCCTTCCTGTTGTGTCAAATAGCCTTCACACAGAAAGGCCTTAGAAAATTTATCCTCCACAACTCTATTCACATCATGCACAAACACATCCGTTTCCCCCTGTTCTCTGTTCCTCGCCATCAGTCCTGCGGTGTAGACCGCGCTCATTCTCCCCGGAGCCCCGTCGTGGTACCCCGTGGGTGCATCCACCATGATCACATCCCACTCCACTTCATACACCTGCTTCGGCAGCCCTTTCAGAGCTAACCTGCATTTCGAGTCCCGAGGATCAGTCACCGCGCTGCATTCCTTGTCTGATAATGATGCAGTGAGGAGATCATCTGCTTGTGTCATAACAGTGTCGTAGATGACATGGTGGGATTTGAGGGAAGGGAATTTTGCCTGGATTTGTTTGATCCAGGACTCGTCTTCTTCGAGGAAGACGGTGAGGCCTCCGTGGTTCAGTGAGGTCCAGAGGAGACTGTCGTGGCCTAGCCCGAATACGAGGAAGTTGCATGGGGATTTCCTGTCCAGGATCCTCAGGCTGACCGAAATTTCTTCTAGGGTTTGTTGGGGTGTTATGTTTGATGTTGCGTAGTGGACTAGTGCTTGGGACAGGGACGGTGGAATTTTTGTGCACTTTGTCGGAATATCTTGAGCTGCAGCTGGCACATAATTATTCAACGATGTTGATGATGACTTTGATCTCAGAATCAATATGAGGAGCAAGAGCACGAATGAGCCGGTAAGAATGAGTTTGAGATTGACCAGAGGGGTCTGGGTTTTGGGTAGTTTCATGTTGTTTTGTTGAATGAGATCTGAAAATGGATGTGATAAGACTTTCTTAAGGGTAAAGGAAGATATGGGAGATGAACTACTTTGGAACAAGTTTGGAGGAGAATTGTAGATGCAGGGGTGGTTAGAATGATCGTGAATCTTATAGTAATCCTTTCATGTGCCTCACATTTTTTCGGGaattattttattctctatATTAGGTGggatgataatatatatattgccTTGACTTGGATATTAAATAAAGGGGGCGACTTAATACATATGATTAACAAGATTTTACTTTTGGTCTTCTTCTGGGGATTTCTTGTACTagttttaacaaatttatatgaattatgatgccataataatactcatatttatttgtgtgtttagTAGCAAAACGAATATATGAGATTACAGAGTGCTTAGTTTATTGTATTTTACAGCTTCATCATCATCGCTCTGCTGTTAATATGTTGGGCAAGTGAAATCATTACTTTACTTTTGCTTGTTTATTACTTGACCTCAATACAAGATTGGACCCAGCGCAAcccaactactccctccgtccccctgagttgtatacattgggggaccgggacgcggcacggactttaatgctcctgtagagtgtagttgtgtaatttatttttgaaattttctttttctgaattaaagtttggatgttatatttttattcagaaaaagaaaatctcaaaaataaattacggaactatgttttataagagtattgaaatgcgtgtcgagcagttgaaaagaaacgtatacaattaaatgggacagagggagtactaatcATGTAACAAATGACTAGCCACCTACTATAAACTGCCATCCCATCTAGGGCTGTTATTCGGTCCGGGCAAGCCGAGTTTCGAGCCAGGCATAGTTCGAGCCGAGTTTTAtttagtcgagccgagccggctcgtttaagaaaacgagcctaaatctttgaccgaactcgactcgtttattttcacgagtcgagtcgagccggctcgtttagctaaacgagccgagtttaacgagtcgggcgagtcggctcgtttaatttaacactaaatcgaGTCTAAAACGCTACCCGAATCCGACTCGTtaattttcacgagtcgagccgagccagctCGTTTAACGAAACGAGCCAAAACCTCTACCCGGACTCgagctcgtttaactaaacgagccgagccgagcccatcaaaacgagttcgagccgggcgagctcgcgagctgcCCGGATCGGATTACAGCACTAATCCCATCTATATAGGCCCCGGGAGCGAATCGAATTAGCTATTTTGACTAGCTCAttgaattagatattttgactagctgattgaattaactgtttctcgtaaaattgtttggtaaatagctgattaaTTATCTTTTTCTGATACAAACCAAAACTACTaatccaaaaaactcctcaatgtggctttttcaaaattagctttttggatccaaacctctatttcaatccgctaactaccaaacactaatattagcttattttagttgtcaaacctctaaaacacctcaaacctctaattttgcttTAAACCTCTAACTTCTAAACAGGGTCATAGtccttttttaaataaaatatttcataaacaaAATTGTGTGCAAATTTTTACACAAAATAATATAGGTTCAGTTTTAATTGATGCCCGGCcctatattcatatatatagcATTTTTATTCTCATTTCAGATGtcatgttattttgtgaaaatttTATACCCAATTCTTGTGCATGTAgcactacttttttttttttaatttgtgaaAAATATGTTGCAATCCACTACAAGAAACAGGGTCATTTACGACGGATAAAAAAACTTACGATGGACCTGCAGGGCGCATAAACTTACGACAGAAATAAATATCCGTGATAAGTTGTTATAACAGAAAACATATCCGTCTTAAATTggatgatttaaatattttctcttaatttaaaaaaaatcaaaaagtaCCAATTCTTATACAGAGATCGTTTTGCTTGAACTTATGACAGTGAAAATATTCCGTCGTAAAGTATTACGACGGAAAGAACATAGTCTGTCGTAAATTccatgaatttaattttttttattcaccaACCGTAATTAATACCACCAGCCACAGAACTTACGACAAACTATGTTCTTTCCATCGTAAGTTATTCTGAATAATCAAGCAGCAACCACTATCTCCTCTTCCTCTTCTAAACTTCACTTTTCTACCAAAGCAAGATAATTTTCTCAACGATTTcacacaaaatataatataactacgATCATCGCTCTAATCAATGTAAgtatatgataaatatttacttattcgtttataatttaattatatgtgcATTAATATGAGTCATTTAATatctatatgtttttttatttgtgttagtatgtatttttgtttatatgcatattgaaattgatatggatattattcatgcatataTAGATGTCTTATGATCGAATTTAGATCACTCAAGAATAATTCCCGGTGGTTATGGATTTACGAATGAATATAATGAGgggtttaaatattttttggcatTTGCGAGAAGCAATTTAAAGAACCGCATGATCCAAAACTTCTTATTAGACATCCTTCCAATACATCTAGAAATCAATTACATCAACTAATTCCTGATGTTAAGTTCACTTATTTTCAACCGGTTTTCTCGAGTGTTATACCATATGACACTATCATGGCGAATCTAGCGGGTCGAGAAATGAACAAATGAATGATCACGATGATGAATATGAGATGTTGAGAGATGTTTTTAGGCCGGACACTTTGGATGTAGGGAATAACATTTCCAAGGACCCGAACGAGCAAGCAACTAAATTTCTAGACAATGTGAACAATTTCTGGGAGCCAATATATCCAGGCAATATAAAGTGCATATAATTGAAGTATATTTCCAAATTACTACATTGGAAGAGTCATAACCAATGTAGTGATAAAGCCTTTGATGAGATGTTCCTTTTACTCGGGGACGTGTTTCCGGTGGGGAGTTGAGAGCTATGAGAGTTTTACAAGGCGAAATCTGCATGTAGATGGAAAAATGTACACGGATTATCAGATACTGATGAAACACTGATAGAAGATCAGATACTGATGAACAATATCAGATCCTGACGAATCCTGATGGAAATACTGATACTGATGATTTCCAACTGAATGTTAAAGAATAATAACATTATACAATGAAGATTCTGATTCTTTCAAGAACAATGAACGAGTGAAACTTCACATGATCAATGATACTGACTGCGTGAAGCAGAATAGCTAGTATTGCATGACAAATGCTATGGAATACTATAAAGAAATGTTATCACATACAGACTACTTACTGAGGAAATCCCACAAGAACCCTCACTTCAAAGTAGTGGAGTAGATCAAGTCAATCTTCAAATCCCACAAGAACCTACGTCTCAAAGTGGTGTTGCAGATCAAGCAGAAATTGGAGTATGCACACAAGAACATGTTTCTCAAAGTGAAACAACAGCTTAATCTTACACTCCAAGGCACACAAGAACCTGATCCTCTAAGTGAACAGAAGCCAGATACTGTATAAACACAAGACAAAGAAGTGGTGAACTAAATTCAAACACTGCTTAGATGACAAGTCTGGAATTATTCTCACAAAAGTACATTACTATACTCTCGGAATGAttataaatagatttttttttgataaaagaaacccctatttatatgactaattttAACTTTCTTATCCATCTCTTATTTCTTTGATTTGATGAGAGGCTGAGCCTTTTTTATGAGAGAATGTGTGAAAATCATTTAGTGAAAAAATTCTAGAGAGGCAGTCTCTTGAACTGGCAAAAGGTGAGGTAGATGTGAGAAAAGAAAGTGAAAAAAGGATAGTTAGTTATCACTCTTTACAGTGGTATAAAGAATTATGTGAGAAGTGATGAGATCACTTAAAAAGAATAGAGAGAAAATTAGGAATTTTCTTTACAAACTGTTTACATGTTATATTCTTCAATTACTAATGATTGGACAACCAACTTGGTTAATTAATGCCAAAAAGGGGAGAAGATGTTCAAAATTATCTAAAGCTCAAAACAGTAACTAAACAAAGAAGAAGCACAAAGATTGAAAATTCTAATTCTGAAAGATTCAATGAAGTTAAAATCAGAAAAGTGAAGCTGAAGACTAAAGATAGTGATCAGAAACAAAGACTGAAAGCACTGAACACGGTAATCAGAAAGCAGAAGAAGCTGAGAACAAAGttttcagaagaagaaaaagaaattactAACATAAGAAGCTATAAACAAGCTAATGGAAAGCAAAAcgaatatcaatcttggaacaAGCAGGTATCAAGAATTCAAACTcatgatgatgatatatatacTTCACAATATTTGAAAAAGTTTTTGGCATCATGAATCAGTTGAATTTATGCTTTATTTTACAAAGTATAAATTGGGGTAGACTGTTACGTAGGAAGATTCATTTATGCATCAGGAGATCATCGCAATGAAGCGACAAGGAACAATGCAATTGACAGAAACTGATGATCGCATCAGAAACTGATGGAACCTCATCAGTATGCGGATACTTGATCAGTATCAAGTACAATCAGTATCTGGATATTGAGTTTGATaaggaaagaaagaagattgaTACGAAACAGCTTATATGTAAAGAGCTATACTTTTGGTAGAATATATCTAGTTGGTAATTAAGGTAGCTGAgtaatatataaacacagaacaTTAGGTCTTGCTAATATATGAGTGAGGAACACAACACAAGTAATATGTGTGTAACCTAGAAGCTCTTGGAAACGGTTGTATTTCTTGAGAAAGTTTTGTAACAGTTCTTAAAATTATCAATAAGAGCTGAATTGATATAGATTCCGATTGGTTGTTAATCTTAGTATATTCGACATTCGATTTAACAATAGATAAATTCCGCTCAAATCTATTGATTAAATTGCGACCTAACATTCCTTTA of Daucus carota subsp. sativus chromosome 3, DH1 v3.0, whole genome shotgun sequence contains these proteins:
- the LOC108213229 gene encoding glucuronoxylan 4-O-methyltransferase 3; the encoded protein is MKLPKTQTPLVNLKLILTGSFVLLLLILILRSKSSSTSLNNYVPAAAQDIPTKCTKIPPSLSQALVHYATSNITPQQTLEEISVSLRILDRKSPCNFLVFGLGHDSLLWTSLNHGGLTVFLEEDESWIKQIQAKFPSLKSHHVIYDTVMTQADDLLTASLSDKECSAVTDPRDSKCRLALKGLPKQVYEVEWDVIMVDAPTGYHDGAPGRMSAVYTAGLMARNREQGETDVFVHDVNRVVEDKFSKAFLCEGYLTQQEGRLRHFSIPSHKTRSRPFCP